A single window of Myxococcota bacterium DNA harbors:
- a CDS encoding sulfatase: MRGGRVRRGVVALATGIVLALPAASGAAPRGAILVLVDTLRADHVGYAGYERPTSPALDGLAKQGVVFEQAIAYSSWTLPSAVALFSGRWGDRRAYDTDRRKLRRSFAEHFQAAGVRTAAFTEGGYVSRHFGFQRGFETYVEEEGPVRLVVGDAAAKNRRAGSVDRTFRQAIQWLRSNKDERFFLVIHTYEPHTPYQRHHFAGRLSPGRIGPVLHSAPLKDFQTGKKHFAPSEIEYMRALYDGGILETDRHLARLLGALSELGLSGQTVVAVSSDHGEELGDHYLGFSGDHGHSLYDELVRVPLVIRDPTRKRPVTRVKAQVRSIDILPTLADLMGLPRAMGVEGQSLAPLMNGTERQGRIAYGGAVKVAPRRNFVRHLGWKYIEAVPEGAAASPLRPRPAPVELYDLTADPGERKNLAAEQPETVERFRAWLAAHRAEARGGAPQPAVDEDLPEELRERLRSLGYVE, encoded by the coding sequence ATGCGTGGGGGTCGGGTCCGTCGGGGTGTCGTCGCGCTGGCGACCGGCATCGTGCTCGCACTTCCGGCCGCCTCGGGAGCCGCGCCACGCGGCGCCATCCTGGTGCTCGTCGACACGCTCCGCGCCGACCACGTGGGCTACGCCGGCTACGAACGTCCCACCTCCCCCGCGCTCGACGGGCTGGCGAAGCAGGGCGTCGTCTTCGAGCAGGCGATCGCCTATTCGAGCTGGACACTGCCCTCGGCCGTAGCGCTCTTCTCGGGACGTTGGGGCGACAGGCGCGCCTACGACACCGACCGACGCAAGCTGCGCCGTTCCTTCGCCGAGCACTTCCAGGCCGCCGGCGTCCGCACCGCTGCCTTCACCGAAGGCGGCTACGTCTCGCGCCATTTCGGGTTTCAGCGCGGCTTCGAAACTTATGTCGAGGAAGAGGGACCCGTGCGCCTGGTGGTCGGCGATGCCGCGGCCAAGAACCGACGCGCCGGGTCGGTCGACCGCACCTTCCGTCAGGCGATCCAGTGGCTCCGCTCGAACAAGGACGAGCGCTTCTTCCTGGTGATCCACACCTACGAGCCCCACACCCCCTACCAGCGACACCACTTCGCGGGCCGCCTCTCGCCAGGTCGCATTGGGCCCGTCCTGCACAGTGCGCCGCTGAAGGACTTCCAGACCGGGAAGAAGCACTTCGCTCCGTCCGAGATCGAGTACATGCGCGCGCTCTACGACGGCGGCATTCTCGAAACCGACCGCCACCTGGCGAGGCTACTCGGCGCTCTGTCCGAGCTCGGTCTGTCTGGCCAAACGGTGGTCGCGGTCTCGAGCGACCACGGGGAAGAACTGGGCGATCACTACCTCGGCTTCAGCGGCGACCACGGCCACTCGCTCTACGACGAGCTCGTGCGCGTGCCGCTCGTCATCCGCGATCCGACCCGCAAGCGGCCCGTCACCCGGGTGAAGGCGCAGGTGCGCAGCATCGACATCCTGCCCACCCTCGCCGACCTGATGGGGCTGCCCCGCGCCATGGGCGTCGAAGGTCAGAGCCTCGCACCGCTCATGAACGGAACGGAACGCCAGGGACGCATCGCCTACGGGGGCGCGGTGAAGGTCGCCCCGCGCCGGAACTTCGTCCGCCACCTGGGCTGGAAGTACATCGAGGCCGTGCCCGAAGGCGCCGCGGCCAGCCCGCTCCGCCCACGCCCTGCCCCGGTCGAACTCTACGACCTCACGGCCGACCCCGGCGAGCGCAAGAACCTCGCAGCAGAGCAGCCCGAGACCGTCGAGCGCTTCCGCGCCTGGCTGGCCGCGCACCGGGCCGAAGCGCGCGGAGGGGCGCCGCAGCCCGCCGTCGACGAGGACCTGCCCGAGGAGCTTCGCGAGCGCTTGCGTTCGCTCGGCTACGTCGAGTAG
- a CDS encoding PBP1A family penicillin-binding protein, which produces MAQTDLRTGIRRALLGLGVVTLVASAVLFVSVQWPIALPPLELPVVVESRPHRLAPGNDVEAQRLWDRLARIGYRETEEARPGPGEFHRNRRGLRLQRPQPTPPGASLELQIDLDTRGRIVALRDDTGRRLREAHLAPEKIESFQGGRHLDRRPVSLQAIPPHLVDAVLVVEDRRFFEHRGLDLWRTFGAFLANVRARGVTQGGSTITQQLAKNVFLTHERTLARKLREAWLSLRLERSYDKPELLEAYLNTIYLGQRGPTSILGMEAAAQHYFGKSTRALDVGDAALLAGLIHGPGLYNPFTHPERAQKRRDRVLKMLGETGALEEVVVERALSKPLGTRDTPPERTDAPYFLAKLERDIEAVVGANQKALRIRTGLDAEWQRVAQRAVEAGLTQLEADFPKIVREDAPLQAALIAIDPSNGAIRALVGGRDWKASQFDRVTQARRQPGSVFKPVVALAGLARAADGLPLYTLASVLEDEPLRVETPEGVWEPANYDGEFSGTTNLRTALEKSLNVPIARLGLDLGAERIVATAEAMGIESPLRPVASLALGSSEVTPLEIAEAYALLANGGYRIEARSFEQVQGPEGPLARIDPERVEAFAPAEVALVTSALRGAVERGTGRGLRARGYRGDIAGKTGTTNDHRDAWFVGYAPELVVVAWVGYDDGKSFGLTGAQAALPIVARFLVDTLGARGGASFRRPPHLERVAIHAPTGLRAGFLCSGEPELFLAGTAPRERCAPSFFDRDRTWDRPREQPRPERPRRRRTERNTWFDRVLDAVDDIAEGR; this is translated from the coding sequence ATGGCCCAAACCGACCTGCGCACCGGAATCCGACGCGCCTTGCTCGGCCTCGGGGTCGTCACGCTGGTGGCCAGTGCCGTGCTGTTCGTGAGCGTGCAGTGGCCGATCGCATTGCCGCCCCTCGAGCTGCCGGTGGTCGTCGAGAGCCGCCCGCATCGACTCGCGCCAGGGAACGACGTCGAGGCCCAGCGCCTCTGGGATCGACTCGCGCGCATCGGCTACCGCGAGACCGAGGAAGCCCGACCCGGCCCCGGCGAGTTTCATCGCAACCGCCGCGGGCTGCGCCTGCAGCGTCCGCAGCCCACCCCGCCTGGGGCGTCCCTCGAACTCCAGATCGACCTCGATACGCGGGGGCGCATCGTCGCGCTCCGCGACGACACCGGCCGCCGCCTCCGCGAAGCCCACCTGGCCCCGGAGAAGATCGAGTCCTTCCAGGGCGGGCGGCACCTCGACCGCCGGCCCGTCTCGTTGCAGGCGATCCCGCCGCATCTCGTCGACGCGGTGCTCGTGGTCGAAGACCGGCGCTTCTTCGAACACCGCGGGCTCGATCTCTGGCGCACCTTCGGCGCCTTCCTCGCCAACGTGCGGGCGCGCGGGGTCACCCAGGGCGGCAGCACCATCACCCAGCAGCTCGCGAAGAACGTCTTCCTCACCCACGAGCGAACGCTGGCGCGCAAATTGCGCGAGGCCTGGCTCTCGCTGCGCCTCGAGCGGAGCTACGACAAGCCCGAACTGCTCGAGGCCTACCTGAACACGATCTATCTGGGACAGCGCGGGCCCACCTCGATCCTCGGCATGGAAGCCGCGGCCCAGCACTACTTCGGGAAGTCGACGCGCGCACTCGACGTAGGAGACGCGGCGCTGCTCGCCGGGTTGATCCACGGCCCCGGTCTCTACAACCCCTTCACCCATCCCGAACGTGCCCAGAAGCGGCGCGATCGCGTGCTCAAAATGCTGGGTGAAACCGGCGCCCTCGAAGAAGTGGTCGTGGAACGCGCGCTGTCCAAACCGCTCGGCACTCGCGACACGCCACCCGAGCGCACCGACGCGCCCTACTTCCTCGCCAAGCTCGAACGCGACATCGAGGCGGTCGTGGGTGCCAACCAGAAGGCGCTGCGCATCCGCACCGGCCTCGATGCCGAGTGGCAACGGGTGGCCCAACGCGCCGTCGAGGCGGGGCTCACCCAGCTCGAAGCCGACTTCCCGAAGATCGTGCGGGAAGACGCCCCCCTCCAGGCAGCTCTGATCGCGATCGATCCGTCCAACGGTGCGATCCGCGCGCTCGTCGGGGGCCGCGACTGGAAGGCGAGTCAGTTCGACCGTGTGACCCAGGCGCGCCGGCAACCGGGAAGCGTCTTCAAGCCGGTCGTCGCGCTCGCCGGGCTCGCCCGGGCCGCCGACGGTCTACCCCTCTACACCCTTGCTTCGGTGCTCGAGGACGAGCCGCTACGCGTCGAGACCCCCGAAGGCGTCTGGGAGCCGGCGAACTACGACGGCGAGTTCAGTGGGACGACCAACCTGCGCACCGCCCTCGAGAAGTCCCTCAACGTGCCGATCGCGCGTCTCGGGCTCGACCTCGGGGCCGAGCGCATCGTCGCGACGGCGGAAGCGATGGGCATCGAGTCTCCGCTGCGCCCGGTCGCGAGCCTGGCGCTCGGGTCGAGCGAAGTCACTCCGCTCGAGATCGCGGAAGCCTACGCGCTCCTGGCCAACGGTGGATACCGCATCGAAGCCCGCTCCTTCGAGCAGGTTCAGGGTCCGGAGGGACCGCTCGCCCGGATCGATCCGGAACGGGTCGAGGCGTTCGCGCCCGCGGAGGTGGCTCTGGTCACATCGGCCCTCCGCGGGGCCGTCGAGCGCGGGACCGGACGCGGGCTCCGTGCCCGCGGCTATCGCGGCGACATCGCCGGCAAGACCGGTACCACGAACGATCACCGCGATGCTTGGTTCGTCGGCTACGCACCCGAACTCGTCGTCGTGGCCTGGGTCGGCTACGACGACGGCAAGTCCTTCGGCCTCACCGGCGCCCAAGCCGCGCTGCCCATCGTCGCGCGCTTCCTCGTCGACACGCTCGGAGCCCGAGGCGGCGCGAGCTTCCGACGCCCCCCACACCTCGAACGCGTGGCGATACACGCGCCCACCGGGCTCCGCGCCGGTTTCCTGTGCAGCGGCGAACCCGAGCTCTTCCTGGCCGGCACCGCGCCGCGCGAGCGCTGCGCACCGAGCTTCTTCGATCGCGACCGGACCTGGGATCGCCCGCGCGAGCAACCGCGTCCCGAGCGCCCCCGACGTCGGCGGACGGAACGGAACACCTGGTTCGACCGGGTGCTCGACGCGGTCGACGACATCGCCGAGGGCCGCTAG
- a CDS encoding AAA family ATPase: protein MEHLRHFQLVEDPFRSDPLDKFDVRLPSQEDALARIDRAVRQGRGLVVLSGGVGSGKTRVVRRLYEELEEELFEAGMMVVLRRAVSADWLLVRMARQLGVEEPEADRDVLIGQIYERLAIIHEDGRRAVVIIDDAQGLADVETLSEVCSLVKLEYEERRLITVVLVGTEGLSETIASDPTLAHHVDVRVELRALPRAEAAGYLGSRVQVAGGNPEILLPGATAALHALADGAPGRMNILADNALFEAWVAQRDQVARNDVEKAYADLAWGPIEGAPEAAQEEAPVAPAPAPAAAAAAPASAEPEPLQALPPLETDEELDTIFASGEREMEPLPEAAPSTVVMDFDAPAADAEPVAETEIQLDEPLDAPPKEGDDVDDLFMELLDD, encoded by the coding sequence ATGGAGCACCTACGACACTTCCAGCTCGTCGAGGATCCGTTCCGCAGCGATCCGCTCGACAAGTTCGACGTGCGGCTGCCCTCCCAGGAGGACGCGCTCGCACGGATCGATCGTGCCGTACGTCAGGGGCGCGGGCTCGTGGTGTTGTCGGGCGGAGTGGGCTCGGGGAAGACGCGCGTGGTGCGCCGTCTCTACGAAGAGCTCGAAGAGGAACTCTTCGAAGCCGGCATGATGGTCGTGCTGCGCCGTGCGGTGAGCGCCGACTGGCTGCTCGTCCGAATGGCGCGCCAGCTCGGGGTCGAAGAACCCGAGGCGGACCGCGATGTGCTGATCGGCCAGATCTACGAGCGTCTGGCGATCATCCACGAGGACGGTCGCCGCGCCGTCGTGATCATCGACGACGCCCAGGGACTCGCCGATGTCGAGACCCTGTCGGAAGTGTGTTCACTCGTGAAGCTCGAGTACGAGGAGCGCCGCTTGATCACGGTGGTGCTGGTCGGCACCGAGGGACTCTCCGAGACGATCGCATCCGACCCGACGCTGGCCCACCACGTCGACGTGCGGGTGGAGCTCCGCGCGCTACCGCGCGCCGAGGCGGCGGGCTACCTCGGATCGCGCGTCCAGGTGGCCGGGGGGAACCCCGAGATCCTGTTGCCCGGCGCCACCGCCGCGCTGCACGCACTCGCCGATGGTGCGCCCGGACGCATGAACATCCTCGCCGACAACGCGCTCTTCGAGGCGTGGGTGGCCCAGCGCGACCAGGTTGCGCGAAACGACGTCGAGAAGGCCTACGCAGACCTGGCGTGGGGTCCGATCGAAGGCGCGCCGGAAGCGGCGCAGGAAGAGGCCCCCGTGGCACCGGCTCCCGCTCCGGCAGCCGCGGCTGCAGCGCCGGCGTCTGCGGAACCGGAGCCGCTCCAGGCCCTGCCGCCGCTCGAGACAGACGAAGAACTCGACACGATCTTCGCGTCGGGCGAGCGCGAGATGGAACCGTTGCCCGAGGCCGCGCCGTCGACTGTGGTGATGGACTTCGACGCGCCGGCTGCCGACGCCGAGCCGGTCGCCGAGACCGAGATCCAGCTGGACGAGCCGCTCGACGCGCCGCCGAAGGAAGGCGACGACGTCGACGATCTCTTCATGGAGCTCCTCGACGACTGA